The proteins below come from a single Gossypium raimondii isolate GPD5lz chromosome 2, ASM2569854v1, whole genome shotgun sequence genomic window:
- the LOC105788480 gene encoding dof zinc finger protein DOF5.4 has translation MQDIHLIGGGRVFSSGGGGGGGDRRLRLQHQQQNNQALKCPRCDSLNTKFCYYNNYNLSQPRHFCKSCRRYWTKGGVLRNVPVGGGCRKAKRSKTKPSSESTTVAAAAPAQPQSQQLLDQRKANSHSSSDSSSLIAANSNVAVANKNNNDSSTGGMAEAVSAVTSHSNNINVSESKLYGNPNNLVFEAGLLEQGSESGVFPEIGSFTSLVTSSNNETSSLGFGTVLNGQGQWQQQKMMSVGGEEITGELLDQTMQVELSNLHGRSESGFGPLDWQGCGDQPFLDLANDVDQSYWSQSQWSDQDHTALYLP, from the coding sequence ATGCAAGACATCCACTTGATCGGAGGTGGCCGAGTATTCAGCAGCGGTGGCGGAGGTGGCGGAGGAGATAGAAGGTTACGACTGCAACACCAACAACAAAACAACCAGGCACTCAAGTGCCCACGTTGCGACTCACTTAACACGAAGTTCTGTTACTACAACAACTACAATCTCTCTCAGCCACGTCATTTCTGCAAGAGCTGCCGTCGTTACTGGACCAAAGGTGGTGTCCTTCGTAACGTCCCCGTCGGTGGTGGTTGCCGCAAAGCCAAGCGTTCGAAAACCAAGCCTTCATCCGAATCCACGACAGTCGCCGCCGCGGCCCCTGCACAGCCACAATCACAGCAACTCCTTGATCAACGTAAAGCGAATTCTCATTCTAGCAGCGACAGTTCGAGTCTTATTGCAGCAAATTCTAACGTTGCAGTGgcaaataaaaacaacaacgATAGTTCTACAGGCGGCATGGCGGAGGCGGTGTCGGCAGTAACGTCTCATTCAAACAATATAAATGTAAGCGAGTCGAAGTTGTATGGAAACCCTAACAATTTAGTCTTCGAGGCAGGATTACTGGAACAAGGATCAGAATCGGGGGTTTTTCCGGAGATTGGGAGTTTTACGAGCTTGGTTACTTCGTCAAACAATGAAACGTCGTCGTTGGGTTTCGGTACGGTATTAAATGGGCAAGGACAGTGGCAGCAGCAAAAGATGATGAGTGTTGGAGGGGAGGAAATCACCGGGGAATTGCTCGATCAGACGATGCAGGTTGAGCTTTCAAATTTGCATGGTAGATCGGAGAGTGGATTTGGACCGTTGGATTGGCAAGGGTGTGGAGATCAACCGTTCCTTGATCTTGCTAATGATGTTGACCAATCGTATTGGAGTCAAAGTCAATGGTCTGATCAAGATCATACGGCCCTCTATCTACCGTAA